One window from the genome of Choloepus didactylus isolate mChoDid1 chromosome 2, mChoDid1.pri, whole genome shotgun sequence encodes:
- the NPR1 gene encoding LOW QUALITY PROTEIN: atrial natriuretic peptide receptor 1 (The sequence of the model RefSeq protein was modified relative to this genomic sequence to represent the inferred CDS: deleted 1 base in 1 codon), translating into MPGPERPVVARPRLLLLLLLPPLLLLLRCSHAGNLTVAVVLPLVNTSYPWSWARVGPAVELALARVKARPDLLPGWTVRTVLGSSENARGVCSDTAAPLAAVDLKWEHNPAVFLGPGCVYSAAPVGRFTAHWRVPLLTAGAAAQGFGAKDEFALTTRAGPSHTKLGDFVAALHRRLGWERQALVLYGYRPSDERPCFFIVEGLYLRVSEHLNITVDHLEFVEGDRDSYAPLLRTVKRKSRIIYICSSPDAFRTLMLRALEAGMSGEEYVFFHLDLFGQSLQGAHGPAPRRPWERGDEQDVSAHQAFRAAKIITYKEPDNPEYLEFLKQLKNLSHERFNFTMEDGLMNTIPAAFHDGLLLYVQAVTETLAHGGTVTDGEGIIQRMWNRSFQGVTGYLKIDSNGDRETDFSLWDMDPKTGIFRVVLNYNGTSQELVAVPGAELNWPLGYPPPDIPKCGFDNEDPACNQDHFSIPEVLALVGSLSLFSILIVSFFIYRKMQLEKELASELWRVRWEDLQPSSLERHLWNAGSRLTLSGRGSNYGSLLTTEGQFQVFTKTAYYKGNLVAVKRVNRKRIELTRKVLFELKHMRDVQNEHLTRFVGACTDPPNICIVTEYCPRGSLQDILENESITLDWMFRYSLTNDIVKGMLFLHNGAICSHGNLKSSNCVVDGRFVLKITDYGLESFRDPEPEQGHILYAKKLWTAPELLRMASRPSRGSQAGDVYSFGIILQEIALRSGVFHVEGFDLSPKEIIERVTRGEQPPFRPSLALQNHLEELGQLMQRCWAEDPQERPPFQQIRLMLRKFNRENSSNILDNLLSRMEQYANNLEELVEERTQAYLEEKRKAEALLYQILPHSVAEQLKRGETVQAEAFDSVTIYFSDIVGFTALSAESTPMQVVTLLNDLYTCFDAVIDNFDVYKVETIGDAYMVVSGLPVRNGRLHAREVARMALALLDAVRSFRIRHRPQEQLRLRIGIHTGPVCAGVVGLKMPRYCLFGDTVNTASRMESNGEALKIHLSSETKAVLEEFGGFELELRGDVEMKGKGRVRTYWLLGERGSSTRG; encoded by the exons ATGCCCGGCCCCGAACGCCCGGTGGTCGCCCGCCCCCGtctgctcctgctcctgctcctgccgcctctgctgctgctgctgcggtGCAGCCACGCGGGCAACCTGACGGTGGCCGTGGTACTGCCTCTGGTCAACACCTCGTACCCGTGGTCGTGGGCACGCGTGGGGCCAGCGGTGGAGTTGGCCCTGGCCCGGGTGAAGGCGCGACCGGACCTGCTGCCGGGCTGGACGGTCCGCACGGTGCTGGGCAGCAGCGAGAACGCGCGGGGCGTGTGCTCCGACACGGCCGCGCCGCTGGCCGCCGTGGACCTCAAGTGGGAGCACAACCCGGCGGTGTTCCTGGGCCCCGGCTGCGTGTACTCGGCCGCCCCGGTGGGGCGCTTCACGGCGCACTGGCGGGTGCCGCTGCTGACTGCGGGCGCGGCGGCGCAGGGCTTCGGAGCCAAGGACGAGTTCGCGCTGACCACCCGCGCGGGGCCCAGCCACACCAAGCTGGGCGACTTCGTGGCGGCGCTGCACCGACGGCTGGGCTGGGAGCGCCAGGCGCTAGTGCTCTACGGCTACCGGCCCAGCGACGAACGGCCCTGCTTCTTCATAGTGGAGGGGCTCTACTTGCGGGTCTCTGAACACCTCAACATCACGGTGGACCATCTGGAGTTCGTCGAGGGCGACCGCGACAGCTATGCCCCGCTGCTGCGGACCGTGAAGCGCAAGAGCCGAA TTATCTACATCTGCAGCTCCCCAGATGCCTTCAGAACCCTGATGCTCCGGGCCCTAGAGGCTGGCATGAGTGGGGAGGAGTATGTTTTCTTCCACCTGGACCTCTTTGGGCAAAGCCTGCAAGGGGCACACGGCCCTGCGCCCCGCAGGCCCTGGGAGAGAGGGGATGAGCAGGATGTCAGTGCCCACCAGGCCTTTCGG GCTGCCAAAATCATTACATACAAAGAGCCGGATAATCCTGAGTACTTGGAATTCCTGAAGCAGCTTAAAAACTTGTCTCATGAGCGGTTCAACTTCACCATGGAAGATGGCCTG ATGAACACCATCCCAGCAGCCTTCCATGATGGGCTCCTGCTCTATGTCCAGGCAGTGACAGAGACTCTCGCACATGGGGGGACTGTCACTGATGGGGAAGGCATCATTCAGCGGATGTGGAACCGCAGCTTCCAAG GTGTGACAGGATACTTGAAAATTGACAGCAATGGTGATCGGGAGACTGACTTCTCCCTCTGGGATATGGACCCTAAGACTGGCATCTTTAGG GTTGTACTGAACTACAATGGAACCTCCCAAGAGCTGGTAGCCGTGCCAGGGGCTGAACTGAACTGGCCCCTGGGATACCCTCCTCCTGACATCCCCAAATGCGGCTTTGACAATGAGGACCCTGCCTGCAACCAAG ATCACTTTTCCATCCCAGAGGTGCTGGCTTTGGTGGGCAGCCTCTCCCTGTTCAGCATTCTGATTGTCTCTTTCTTCATATACAG GAAGATGCAGCTGGAGAAGGAGCTGGCCTCGGAGCTGTGGCGGGTGCGCTGGGAGGACTTGCAGCCCAGCAGTCTTGAGCGACACCTCTGGAATGCAGGCAGCCGGCTGACCCTGAGCGGG AGAGGCTCCAATTATGGCTCACTGCTAACCACAGAGGGCCAGTTCCAAGTCTTTACCAAGACAGCATATTATAAG GGCAACCTCGTGGCTGTGAAACGTGTGAACCGTAAACGCATTGAGCTGACACGAAAAGTCCTGTTTGAACTGAAGCAT ATGCGAGATGTGCAGAATGAACACTTGACCAGGTTTGTGGGTGCCTGCACCGAC CCCCCCAACATCTGCATCGTCACAGAGTACTGTCCCCGTGGGAGCCTGCAG gacattctggagaatgagaGCATCACCCTGGACTGGATGTTCCGGTACTCTCTCACCAACGATATTGTCAAG GGTATGCTGTTCCTACACAACGGTGCCATTTGCTCCCACGGAAATCTCAAGTCATCCAACTGCGTGGTAGACGGGCGCTTTGTGCTCAAGATCACCGACTACGGGCTGGAGAGCTTCAGGGACCCAGAGCCAGAACAAGGACACATCCTCTATGCCA AAAAGCTATGGACAGCCCCTGAGCTTCTGCGAATGGCTTCACGTCCTTCCCGGGGCTCCCAGGCAGGTGACGTGTACAGCTTTGGGATCATCCTTCAGGAGATTGCCCTAAGGAGTGGTGTCTTCCACGTGGAAGGCTTTGACCTCAGCCCCAAAG AGATCATCGAGCGTGTGACTCGGGGTGAGCAGCCCCCCTTCCGGCCCTCCCTGGCCCTGCAGAATCACTTGGAGGAGCTGGGGCAGCTGATGCAGCGGTGTTGGGCTGAGGACCCACAGGAGCGGCCACCCTTCCAACAGATCCGTCTGATGCTGCGCAAGTTTAACAG GGAGAACAGCAGCAACATCCTGGACAACCTGCTGTCACGCATGGAGCAGTATGCCAACAACCTGGAGGAGCTGGTAGAGGAGAGGACCCAGGCCTACCTGGAGGAGAAGCGCAAGGCTGAGGCCCTGCTCTACCAGATTCTGCCTCA CTCAGTGGCTGAGCAGCTGAAGCGCGGGGAGACTGTCCAGGCTGAGGCCTTTGACAGCGTCACCATCTACTTTAGTGACATTGTTGGCTTCACAGCCCTGTCGGCGGAGAGCACGCCCATGCAG GTGGTCACTCTGCTCAATGACCTGTACACTTGCTTTGATGCCGTCATAGACAACTTTGATGTGTACAAg GTGGAGACAATCGGCGACGCCTACATGGTGGTGTCGGGGCTCCCGGTGCGGAACGGGCGGCTGCACGCCCGCGAGGTGGCCCGCATGGCCCTGGCGCTCCTGGACGCGGTGCGCTCCTTCCGCATCCGCCACCGGCCCCAGGAGCAGCTGCGCCTGCGCATCGGAATCCACACAG GGCCCGTGTGCGCCGGCGTGGTGGGGCTGAAGATGCCCCGTTACTGTCTCTTTGGGGACACAGTCAACACGGCCTCCCGAATGGAGTCTAACGGGGAAG CCCTGAAGATCCACTTGTCCTCTGAGACCAAGGCTGTCCTGGAGGAGTTCGGTGGTTTCGAGCTGGAGCTTCGAGGGGATGTAGAAATGAAG GGCAAAGGCAGGGTTCGGACATACTGGCTCCTGGGGGAGCGGGGGAGTAGCACCCGTGGCTGA